In the genome of Caloenas nicobarica isolate bCalNic1 chromosome 37, bCalNic1.hap1, whole genome shotgun sequence, one region contains:
- the PAF1 gene encoding RNA polymerase II-associated factor 1 homolog, with protein MNEKELEAQEARRAQLENHEPEEEEEEEMEAEKEAAASDEEREKGSSSEGGPSGEDEEDEAEGSGGGGGSSSERGGGGPPRATRTRPKTTRRRRRRRGGGRAAAGAATPPGPPATRRRFSAATTTRRKRRRRRRRRRKSRTGGQRRGAPPEPPAQPQRRGRGGGGGGRGGGRRESQRRLRVLQRVTGKKGLGGREWGEKWGLGGATGHGGVGGKGGGDPPV; from the exons ATGAACGAGAAGGAGCTGGAGGCGCAG GAAGCGCGACGGGCGCAATTGGAGAATCACGAgcccgaggaggaggaggaggaagagatggaGGCGGAGAAGGAGGCGGCCGCGTCGG acgAGGAGCGCGAGAAGGGCAGCTCGAGCGAGGGGGGGCCGAGCGGCGAGGACGAGGAGGACGAGGCCGAAGGCtccggggggggcggcggcagcagcagcgagcGCGGCGGGGGGGGTCCCCCCAGAGCGACGAGGACGAGGCCGAAGacgacgaggaggaggaggcggcgccGCGGGGGGGGGCGCGCCGCGGCGGGGGCAGCGACGCCGCCAGGGCCGCCCGCGACCAGGAGGAGATTTTCGGCAGCGACAACgacgaggaggaagaggaggaggaggaggaggaggaggaggaagagtcgGACGGGGGGGCAGCGACGCGGGGCccccccggagcccccggctcagccccagcgacgaggacgaggaggaggaggaggaggaagagggggaggaAGACGAGAGTCCCAGCGACGGCTCCGAGTCCTCCAGCGAGTGACGGGAAAAAAGGGATTGGGGGGCAGAGAATGGGGGGagaaatgggg cctggggggGGCGACTGGTcatgggggggtgggggggaaggggggagggGACCCCCCGGTTTGA
- the SAMD4B gene encoding LOW QUALITY PROTEIN: protein Smaug homolog 2 (The sequence of the model RefSeq protein was modified relative to this genomic sequence to represent the inferred CDS: inserted 1 base in 1 codon), with product MMFRDQVGIVAGWFKGWNECEQTVALLSLLKRVTRTQARFLQLCLEHSLADCPDIHLLEAEANSAAAISQWPQEPAEALVALLLAHLPLLQPGNAAAKAEYMKRLQKVLADAIERNRCVEESRQLLSYALIHPATTLDDRSALALWLGHLEERLATGAAAAPRPPPRPGTEPAAPRRVTHHEWPEQGWAEGGAAPAPPRENGHPNFQQPPGNGGDMGGAALPCQLHPPSPIKRSLSLVPGGQEWPGGGGPSEDPPRAAPPHFGEPLSPQSSTGSEQPDEGGAGGRNTFQEDGSGMKDVPSWLKSLRLHKYAALFSQMTYEEMMTLTERHLESQNVTKGARHKIALSIQKLRERQSVLRALEKDILEGGNVWSALQELQQILVTPIKAFRPPPAAPPPGPPDGTPPGATDAFAAPPHPAGDTEAPAAPVPDGDIPGQFTRVMGKVCTQLLVSRPDEENITSYLQLLEKCLSHEAFTETQKKRLLSWKQQVLKLLRAFPKKLPLDPPGYRPPKGWAFGSNSLPIAGSVGGAGGRRGGRPFALPPRALPPTRLGLLGPAGGVPPPRPPLAGPPLGTQGRQSLWFGGAGGSXGGRSAVQRTHSLPVHTSPQALLAFPQECPPPGTDLEINPTLESLCLSMTEHALGDGADKTSTI from the exons ATGATGTTCCGGGACCAGGTGGGGATCGTGGCCGGGTGGTTCAAGGGCTGGAACGAGTGCGAGCAGACGGTGGCTCTGCTGTCGCTGCTCAAGCGCGTCACCCGCACCCAGGCGCggttcctgcagctctgcctcgAGCACTCGCTGGCCGACTGCCCCGACATCCACCTGCTCGAGGCCGAGGCCAACAGCGCCG ccgCCATCAGCCAGTGGCCGCAGGAGCCGGCGGAGGCCCTGGTGGCCCTGCTGCTGGCCCACCTGCCGCTGCTGCAGCCGGGGAACGCGGCGGCCAAGGCCGAGTACATGAAGCGGCTGCAGAAGGTGCTGGCGGACGCCATCGAGCGCAACCGCTGCGTGGAGGAGAGCCGGCAGCTGCTGTCCTACGCGCTCATCCACCCGGCCACCACGCTGGACGACCGCAGCGCCCTGGCGCTCTGGCTGGGCCACCTCGAGGAGCGTTTGGCCACCGGAGCCGCCGCGGCGCCACGGCCGCCGCCACGGCCCGGCACGGAGCCCGCGGCCCCCAGGAGGGTGACGCACCACGAGTGGCCCGAGCAGGGCTGGGCCGAGGGGGGGGCGGCGCCCGCGCCCCCCCGCGAGAACGGGCACCCCAACTTCCAGCAGCCCCCCGGGAACGGCGGTGACATGGGGGGAGCGG ccctgccctgccagctgcacccccccagccccatcaaACGCTCCCTGTCGCTGGTGCCGGGGGGGCAAGAGtggccgggggggggcgggcccAGCGAGgaccccccccgcgccgccccgccccaTTTCGGGgagcccctgtccccccagaGCAGCACGGGCTCCGAGCAGCCCGACGAGGGGGGGGCCGGCGGCCGGAACACTTTCCAGGAGGACGGCAGCGGGATGAAAg aCGTCCCCTCGTGGCTGAAGAGCCTGCGGCTGCACAAATACGCGGCGCTTTTCTCCCAAATGACGTACGAGGAGATGATGACGCTGACCGAGCGGCACCTGGAGTCGCAG AACGTCACCAAGGGCGCGCGGCACAAGATCGCCCTGAGCATCCAGAAGCTACGGGAGCGGCAGAGCGTCCTGCGCGCGTTGGAGAAG GACATCCTGGAGGGCGGGAACGTGTGGTCGgcgctgcaggagctgcagcagatcCTGGTCACCCCCATCAAGGCCTTTCGGCCccccccggccgcgccgccccccggcccccccgacgggacccccccgggggcCACCGACGCCTTCGCCGCCCCCCCCCACCCGGCCGGTGACACCGAGGCCCCCGCGGCCCCTGTCCCCGACGGGGACATCCCGGGGCAGTTCACCCGCGTCATGGGCAAAG TGTGCACCCAGCTGCTGGTGTCGCGGCCGGACGAGGAGAACATCACCAGTTACCTCCAGCTCCTCGAGAAGTGCCTGAGCCACGAG GCGTTCACGGAGACGCAGAAGAAGCGGCTCCTGTCCTGGAAGCAGCAGGTGCTGAAGCTGCTTCGCGCCTTCCCCAAGAAGCTGCCGCTCGACCCCCCCGGTTATCGCCCCCCCAAGGG CTGGGCCTTCGGCTCCAACTCGCTCCCCATAGCTGGCTCtgtggggggggcgggggggcggcgggggggtcGGCCCTTCGCGTTACCCCCCCGGGCGCTGCCCCCCACCcgcctggggctgctgggacccGCGGGGGGGGTGCCCCCCCCACGGCCCCCCCTGGCCGGGCCCCCCCTCGGCACCCAGGGACGCCAG AGCCTGTGGttcgggggggccgggggct ccggggggCGCAGCGCGGTGCAGCGCACCCACTCCCTGCCCGTCCACACCTCCCCACAGGCCCTGCTCGCCTTCCCACAGG AGTGTCCCCCCCCTGGCACGGACCTGGAGATCAACCCGACGCTGGAGTCGCTGTGTCTGAGCATGACGGAGCACGCGCTGGGGG ACGGCGCAGACAAGACCTCCACCATCTGA